TTCAAGATTATCGTCACTAAGTTCCGTTAGCGGCATACGGCATTGCCCAGCCTTAAAGCCCAACAGGTTTACAGCTGCTTTAACAGGGATAGGGTTTACTTCGCTGAATAATGCTTTTATGAGGTTTAGTGTCTGAAGCTGCAGCTTGATAGCGCCATTAATATCACCCTGAAAAAATTTCACAACCATATTGTGGGTGTCCTGGGGGATGATATTAGCCATGGTGGAAATGACACCTTTGCCGCCAAGAGACAACACCGGCAAGACTGTATTATCATCACCGGAATACACGGCAAAATCTTCCCCGCATAAATTTACTAAATCCCCAACTTGTCCGAGGTTGCACTCCTTAACGGCGATAATATTATCTATGGCCGCTAATGCTTTTATAGTCTCAGAATTTATGTTCAAATTGGTTCTGCCGGGTACATTATACAGAACTATTGGTATCTTAACATTATTGGCAATAAGCTTAAAGTGTTCATACAGCCCTTTTTGCGTGGCTTTATTATAATAGGGAGTGACTGATAATATTCCATCAGCGCCAACTGCTTCTGCTGCTTTTGATAATTCTATCGCATGACGGGTATCATTGCTGCCGGCGCCGGCAATAACCGGTATGCGCTTGTTGATTGTTTCTACCGCGAACTTAATAACGGCAATATGCTCATTATCCGGCATGGTAGAGGCTTCTCCTGTAGTGCCGCAAACTACAATGGCATCTGATCCACCTTTAATTTGAAACTCAATAAGTTCTGTTAATGTTTGATAATCAACACCGTTATCAGTAAAGGGAGTTACAATAGCTACTGCCGAGCCTATAAATAATGGTTTTTTCATTAGATGCCGCCTTTCCGCTCATCAGAATCCGTTAATACGGTGATTTGACACGCTCCACATAAATTTTATTGCATCCAGCCAATCACAAAATATACTGTTGTCATTTTCGCCGTAATACATATAGTATCCTGCTAAATCCCACTTTGCATGAATCATAAATGTAATTTTGCGGTTCATTTTGATAATCGACCATTAGTATTTTATGATTTTATAATCATCGAATTGTTGAGGTGAAAAAATTTACTTTTTGCATAATTGATCAAAAATCTTGTTCACTTCGGCCAAGGTTTCTTCCCTGACTTTGGCCGTCAGATATTTTCCTTTTCTATCAGTAATAATTAATCCAGCGTTTTCAAGTTCCTTAATATGATGCGAAATAGTAGGTGCGCCAATTTTAAGGGAATTCATTATATCGGTAACAAAACATTCACACTCGCAGTCCGTTTCAAAGCCGGTTTCACTCTTTTCAGCAATTTTAAAAAATAATTCTAGTCGTTTCGGATGCGAAAGCGCTTTTAAGACTTTTGCTAATCTTATCGTATCCAATAAATTTGTCACCTTCCTATATAGCAATATGATACTTCGATAATCGTCAAACTAATAATAGCTAATTTTTCTCTTCCCTGTCAAGTCCTCGTCAAGTCCCTGTCAAAGTTCCATTTTAATAAACACGGGCCATATAGGTTAACAGATTTTCCCTTGCCAGCGGCTGACTAAAATAATAGCCTTGGACCCTATCGCTAAGCGCATCTGCTGCAAATTTTGCCTGTTCGACAGTTTCCACGCCTTCAACGA
This window of the Methylomusa anaerophila genome carries:
- a CDS encoding ArsR/SmtB family transcription factor, with the translated sequence MDTIRLAKVLKALSHPKRLELFFKIAEKSETGFETDCECECFVTDIMNSLKIGAPTISHHIKELENAGLIITDRKGKYLTAKVREETLAEVNKIFDQLCKK
- the dapA gene encoding 4-hydroxy-tetrahydrodipicolinate synthase, whose product is MKKPLFIGSAVAIVTPFTDNGVDYQTLTELIEFQIKGGSDAIVVCGTTGEASTMPDNEHIAVIKFAVETINKRIPVIAGAGSNDTRHAIELSKAAEAVGADGILSVTPYYNKATQKGLYEHFKLIANNVKIPIVLYNVPGRTNLNINSETIKALAAIDNIIAVKECNLGQVGDLVNLCGEDFAVYSGDDNTVLPVLSLGGKGVISTMANIIPQDTHNMVVKFFQGDINGAIKLQLQTLNLIKALFSEVNPIPVKAAVNLLGFKAGQCRMPLTELSDDNLELLRAEMKAYGLI